A stretch of the Sphingosinithalassobacter tenebrarum genome encodes the following:
- a CDS encoding DUF1489 family protein has product MPVHLTKVAFGHDSVEDLRRALSRYRPGEFWLTTRYLPKRHEDVVGGSLFWILRHQLVARTPITGFGELPTGKTAIYCDPVVIDVRPQPKRAHQGWRYLEDADAPADLGGGANGIADLPPKLLGALSELALI; this is encoded by the coding sequence GTGCCGGTTCATCTCACCAAAGTCGCGTTCGGCCATGACAGTGTCGAGGATCTGCGCCGGGCGCTGTCGCGCTACCGGCCGGGCGAATTCTGGCTGACGACGCGCTATCTGCCCAAACGGCATGAGGACGTCGTCGGCGGGTCGCTGTTTTGGATCTTGCGGCACCAGCTCGTTGCGCGCACGCCGATCACCGGTTTCGGCGAATTGCCGACCGGCAAGACCGCGATCTACTGTGATCCGGTGGTGATCGACGTCAGGCCGCAGCCCAAGCGCGCGCATCAGGGCTGGCGCTATCTGGAGGATGCCGATGCGCCGGCGGACCTTGGCGGCGGCGCAAACGGCATCGCCGACCTGCCGCCCAAATTGCTCGGGGCCTTGTCCGAACTTGCCCTGATCTAG
- the msrA gene encoding peptide-methionine (S)-S-oxide reductase MsrA — translation MLKTSLLAAAGAAALYLTTSAAAAPERAVPIPAPRTDVPASGGMQIAVLAGGCFWGMEAVFEHVRGVRDVVSGYAGGTRANANYGAVSSETTRHAEAIRVTYDPRQVSYGTLLRIYFSVAHDPTQLNRQGPDHGRSYRSAIFPQSAPQWRVARAYIDQLDAVEAFDRPIVTQLESGSFFTAEAHHQDFYRRNPDHPYIVRWDKPKVAAFETAYPQLAR, via the coding sequence GCGGCACCCGAGCGCGCGGTGCCGATTCCCGCGCCGCGAACCGATGTTCCCGCGAGCGGCGGAATGCAGATCGCCGTGCTGGCGGGCGGCTGTTTCTGGGGCATGGAGGCGGTGTTCGAACATGTGCGCGGTGTCCGCGACGTCGTCAGCGGCTATGCCGGGGGCACGCGCGCCAATGCCAATTATGGCGCCGTATCCTCGGAAACCACGCGCCATGCCGAGGCGATCCGTGTCACCTACGACCCGCGTCAGGTGAGCTATGGCACGCTGCTGCGCATCTATTTCTCGGTCGCGCACGATCCCACGCAACTGAATCGCCAGGGGCCCGATCACGGGCGAAGCTATCGTTCTGCGATCTTCCCGCAAAGCGCCCCGCAATGGCGTGTCGCGCGCGCCTATATCGATCAGCTCGACGCGGTAGAGGCGTTCGACCGGCCGATCGTGACACAACTTGAAAGCGGCAGCTTCTTTACCGCCGAAGCGCACCATCAGGATTTCTACCGGCGCAATCCCGATCACCCCTATATCGTCCGCTGGGACAAGCCGAAGGTCGCGGCATTCGAAACAGCCTATCCGCAGCTCGCGCGCTAG
- a CDS encoding peptidylprolyl isomerase: protein MADPKHIVMKVDSGEVRIKLRPDLAPNHVARITTLADRGFYDNVVFHRVIDGFMAQGGDPSGTGMGGSDEPNLKQEFSREPHVRGVCSMARTMDPNSANSQFFICLDDATFLDGQYTVWGEVEAGMEHIDALPKGEPPANPGKIESMRTA from the coding sequence ATGGCTGATCCGAAGCATATTGTGATGAAAGTCGACAGCGGGGAGGTCCGCATCAAATTGCGCCCCGATCTCGCGCCCAACCACGTTGCCCGCATCACGACGCTCGCGGATCGCGGTTTTTACGACAATGTCGTTTTTCATCGCGTGATCGACGGGTTCATGGCGCAGGGCGGCGACCCGAGCGGCACGGGCATGGGCGGCTCCGACGAACCGAATCTGAAGCAGGAATTCAGCCGCGAACCGCATGTGCGCGGCGTCTGCTCGATGGCGCGGACGATGGATCCCAACAGCGCCAACAGCCAGTTTTTCATCTGTCTTGACGACGCGACCTTCCTCGACGGGCAATATACCGTCTGGGGCGAAGTCGAAGCGGGCATGGAGCATATCGACGCGCTGCCCAAGGGCGAGCCGCCCGCCAATCCGGGCAAGATCGAATCAATGCGTACCGCCTGA
- a CDS encoding LysR substrate-binding domain-containing protein: MRRLPPLTAIEAFVQVARLGSIKAAAEELALSSPALSRRVQALERFIGRPLFERRHQALRLNAEGERLLGLIAPALDAMTDAVEAMTSGRDLLRLRLGVPPLFATQRLLPRLPELKQRHPDLHLDVDTAGHGTTRLGDALDAAIVIAREVDSHLYARRLDRNRVFALGSRAMLEGPRAIREPRDIAGVTALVHRDMAESFDAWRSAAGLPEIEPAAVDYFDSGTLMLEAAAQGLGVAFMLESHFEAARDDRLIRLFDLDVESNYSYWFVCRPRALTQRPVRMFHDWLIATLGAVEG; this comes from the coding sequence ATGAGACGACTCCCCCCTCTTACCGCAATCGAGGCTTTCGTTCAGGTGGCCCGACTCGGTTCCATCAAGGCAGCCGCCGAAGAGTTAGCGTTATCATCCCCGGCGCTGAGTCGCCGTGTCCAGGCGCTCGAACGTTTTATCGGAAGGCCACTTTTCGAACGCCGTCACCAGGCGCTTCGGCTTAACGCGGAGGGCGAACGACTGCTCGGTCTTATCGCGCCGGCGCTCGATGCCATGACCGATGCCGTCGAAGCGATGACCAGCGGACGCGATCTTCTGCGCCTGCGGCTTGGCGTGCCGCCGCTCTTCGCGACGCAGCGATTGCTGCCGCGTCTTCCCGAGCTCAAGCAGCGTCATCCCGATCTGCATCTCGATGTCGATACGGCGGGTCACGGAACCACGCGACTCGGCGATGCGCTCGATGCGGCGATCGTGATCGCCCGCGAAGTCGATTCACACCTCTATGCGCGTCGGCTCGATCGCAACCGCGTGTTCGCGCTCGGATCGCGGGCGATGCTTGAGGGGCCGCGTGCGATTCGCGAACCGCGCGATATCGCGGGCGTCACTGCGCTGGTGCATCGCGACATGGCGGAAAGTTTCGACGCGTGGCGCTCGGCGGCGGGCCTGCCGGAGATCGAACCGGCGGCAGTCGATTACTTTGATTCGGGAACGCTGATGCTCGAGGCCGCCGCGCAGGGGCTAGGGGTCGCCTTCATGCTCGAATCGCATTTCGAAGCGGCGCGCGACGATCGGCTGATCCGCCTCTTCGATCTCGATGTGGAGAGCAACTACAGCTATTGGTTCGTTTGCCGTCCGCGTGCGCTGACACAGCGTCCGGTGCGGATGTTCCACGACTGGTTGATTGCAACGCTCGGGGCCGTGGAGGGATAA
- the mgtE gene encoding magnesium transporter, translating to MSETELSPEDEAPESELDDDDRLKHEFVRSVLDAVELGDDEEARSKVEPLHPADIADLVELTPAELRPALAAAIADFIDGDVLSEMNDWVRDELIAALEPHQLADIAAELDTDDAVAIIEDLGEEEQRAVLRALDPDDRAAIEEALSYPEESAGRLMQRELIAVPEYWTVGDVIDYLRTQDDLTTDFWEIFVVDPAHHPVGTCHLSWILRTPRVVSISDVMKREQTLIPVDMDQEEVALRFQKYALISAAVIDASGRLVGMITVDDVVHIISEEAGEDALLLSGAGDGDINEPIRDSYKARVRWLVANLFTAMVASGIIAIFDTAIQQMVALAILMPIVASIGGNAGTQTMAIAVRALATNQLTQSNTMRTIRREVTVALLNGATIALLLGVGAALIFGNVALGVVIASAMVVNVFVAGLAGVLVPVGLERLKQDPAVASSVFVTMVTDSMGFFAFLGLAVASGLVG from the coding sequence ATGAGCGAGACCGAACTTTCCCCGGAAGACGAAGCACCCGAAAGCGAACTCGACGACGACGATCGGCTGAAGCACGAATTCGTCCGTTCGGTGCTCGATGCGGTCGAGCTGGGCGATGACGAGGAAGCGCGTAGCAAGGTCGAGCCGCTGCACCCGGCCGATATCGCCGACCTGGTCGAGCTGACGCCGGCCGAGCTGCGCCCCGCGCTCGCCGCTGCGATCGCCGACTTCATTGACGGCGACGTGCTTTCGGAAATGAACGACTGGGTGCGCGACGAGCTGATCGCCGCGCTCGAGCCGCACCAGCTTGCCGATATCGCCGCCGAACTCGACACCGACGACGCGGTCGCGATCATCGAGGATCTGGGCGAGGAAGAGCAGCGCGCGGTGTTGCGCGCGCTCGACCCCGATGACCGCGCCGCGATCGAAGAGGCGCTGAGCTATCCCGAGGAGTCGGCCGGGCGCCTGATGCAGCGCGAGCTGATCGCGGTACCCGAATATTGGACCGTCGGCGACGTCATCGACTATCTGCGCACGCAGGACGACCTGACCACCGATTTCTGGGAAATCTTCGTGGTCGACCCGGCGCATCATCCGGTCGGCACCTGCCATTTGTCGTGGATTTTGCGTACCCCGCGCGTGGTCAGCATTTCCGACGTGATGAAGCGCGAACAGACGCTGATCCCGGTGGATATGGACCAGGAGGAAGTTGCGCTGCGCTTCCAAAAATATGCGCTGATCTCCGCGGCGGTCATCGATGCCAGCGGGCGGCTGGTCGGGATGATCACGGTTGACGACGTGGTCCACATCATCAGCGAGGAAGCGGGCGAGGACGCGTTGCTGCTTTCGGGCGCCGGCGACGGCGATATCAACGAGCCGATTCGCGACAGCTACAAGGCGCGCGTGCGCTGGCTGGTCGCCAATCTGTTCACGGCAATGGTCGCTTCCGGGATCATTGCGATTTTCGATACCGCGATCCAGCAGATGGTGGCGCTGGCGATCCTGATGCCGATCGTCGCGTCGATCGGCGGCAATGCCGGCACGCAGACGATGGCGATTGCCGTGCGCGCGCTCGCCACCAATCAGCTGACGCAATCGAACACGATGCGGACGATCCGGCGCGAAGTAACGGTGGCGTTGCTCAACGGCGCGACGATCGCGTTGCTGCTCGGTGTCGGCGCCGCGCTGATCTTCGGAAATGTCGCGCTCGGCGTGGTGATTGCGTCGGCGATGGTGGTGAACGTGTTCGTCGCGGGGCTTGCGGGGGTGTTGGTGCCGGTCGGACTGGAACGGCTGAAGCAGGATCCTGCGGTCGCATCCTCGGTCTTTGTCACGATGGTGACCGATTCGATGGGGTTCTTCGCCTTTCTGGGGCTTGCCGTCGCGAGCGGCCTTGTCGGCTGA